TTGCTTCTTAGTTGCGGACGATGTTTATCACAATATCACGTTTGGCACCTTACCTCAACACTTAATTTCAAACAAAATTAAGTGAAACCATTAAATGTTTTATATTTAATTCAAACACCTTGTTTTATCTTTCATAATCTACAACATTCAAAATCAATTAACTTTATAGGTTATCGACCAAAAAACGCGACAACTCCTTGGCCATATCCTCTGAACCCAAACCAAAAGCCTCCTCCAAATACAGTGCATTCACTGCATCCTTCTCATTAAGAATGGCAGATCTATTACTTTGTAAACATGTAACGACTTTTTTACCATAAAAATGAGCAGTGGTTGTTATCATTAAATCAAACCTACCGTATTCGCCTACAAATCCTATATATCTCGTTTCTGTTTTCTCCTTATCGTCATACATGTAAATGAAATCTGTCACACTACCACCACCCATTAGGTTCAAATACCATATATCATTACTTTTAAACCACCAACAATGCAAAAACTTCCCCAAAATGCCATTATGACAACTTAGGGAAGTCAGTTTAAAAATCTGGAGCCAGCGACAGGAATCGAACCCGCGACCTACTGATTACAAGTCAGTTGCTCTACCTACTGAGCTACGCTGGCAACAGTGGCGGAGGGAGAGGGATTCGAACCCCCGTGGGCTTGCGCCCTAACGGTTTTCAAGACCGCCCCGTTATGACCACTTCGGTATCCCTCCGTAAAACAGCCTAGCAACGACCTACTCTCCCAGGGCTCATGCCCAAGTACCAT
The sequence above is a segment of the Effusibacillus dendaii genome. Coding sequences within it:
- a CDS encoding DUF3055 domain-containing protein, which translates into the protein MTDFIYMYDDKEKTETRYIGFVGEYGRFDLMITTTAHFYGKKVVTCLQSNRSAILNEKDAVNALYLEEAFGLGSEDMAKELSRFLVDNL